The Drosophila nasuta strain 15112-1781.00 chromosome 2R, ASM2355853v1, whole genome shotgun sequence genome segment aaatgCTTTAGCTGTTATCATCTCGAGTCGCGACTTGCGACTTATCGTCTGTTATTTTATGTTCGTCGtcacaatacaaaatatttatggtatGAATACTACTATATGAACGTATAAACAGCGATAGCTATGCAAATTTACGAGTATTTGATACGCTATTGTCTCTAGGCAACTGTCCCAGTAATAAAATGCATCCCATGCACTGAGTATTACATATCAATTATTAAAGAATCCCCCCACATGGTAACAGATAAAACAGGGCAGCTTCATCGCTGtcattttctctctctatgttTTTTATGGCTATCGCTATCGACTGCTTAATTTAAAGAGGGGCGTTAAATTACATATGGAGCTGATGCTTTGAAATCGACTCGGCAAAGGCTGCAAATTGTGCAAGACAATCATACAACACGCCCCATTTGAATCATTTgaatcaattcaattattgaaatcggtttgtatgtatgtatgaatacATCAATTGAAATATACACGTATATACCCTTAATAATACAAGATATTCCCCatgttgtaaataatttaactgGTTCCAAGAGTcgtataataacaataaagtcaCAAATCTCAATGACCGGAAAAGATATGTTCATGAagatatgtattttattttataaataaggACATTGACGATATAGGAATCGCcatctatatatttttttaaactgATCGGTGACTAGCTGCTTAAACTGTTTCTAACTGGTTTTATagagttttatattttgtgtatttattagCAAAGAAAATGGAATGAAAGAGTAATAGTGAAAAACGAAAAGTATTCTTTACATTAATTCTACCTGCTGTGTAACCTGAGAACAggtttctttaatttttatattgagCCCGCTGCGTATAATGGGCAAACTCATGattggaatttatttaattaaaaaagtgttttaGACTAAATTTTCAGACTCAATACAATTGTTTTCTACATGATTCTTATATATCTTGAGCTTAGATAATTTGACTTTCTAAGTCGTTTCAATTTAGGAAATTAGAGGAAAGATTCCCTTCCGCTCAGTGACGCGATTCGTCATTTGTAACTGGAGCATGACGAGGGCTCTCTTTATGCATAAAGTGGCCGCAAGccacaaaatactataaataaaccaaacatagcttgattatttatttatacgcTTTAATTGCAAtagaacaacaaacacacacacacctatgCACAAACATACAGTTAGCGAATGACACTCAAATTGTCATTACAGCTTAAAGCTGTGCTCATTATGTGCCAAGTGAGTACGAATAAGTCCCATGCATGTGAAtgtttatgtgtatgtgtttgtattCATGAAAAGTTTCTCATGAGTCATtggacagcaacaacaaaattgcaaaagtgCCAAAGAAGCGGCAACGCAAACAAGAAACAGGTCAACATTCACACACTTTCACGAATACTTGTGTATGTGACAAGTCACAAAAACCAAGAATCTAATAAGACATCAGATTTATCCGATTGGGAAATGCAACATAGCTGAACATAGTTTTTTATAAAAGTCGtgtgcataaattttaaaggCATTGACATCGttgaaataacaacaacaacaaaagtaccAAGGGTTGTCACACTTACAAACAGGCACTCTCATTGTAAATCACACCACACGTGCAGCCGTGAGAAAGTGACGTAACATTAGAAAGAGAGGCCCAAAAAGCACTGAGAGAATACAACACAGCAAGGCAAAGAGACCACAAAACAGCAGCTGAGGCATCAAGTGCagtacacaaacacatacacacacatatgtacatatattgttTTGTAAATGTGTGCGGGTCGCTTGAGCACATTTACAAATGTAAGGGACATGATAAAAATTACAGTTATGCGAATTGACGATAAGCAAGATAAAGTGTAAGAAACTGCAGCCCTGGCCctacagaaaatgtatgtaggAATGAAAGTAtgaatgtacatatatatatgcataaacATTTATACATAAGCACGCACATATGAATGTGACGATACAAATCacacgaagaaaaaaaaagtgccaCCCATTACAAAGATGTGGGAGAAAAAACGTTGAGATGCTTGTCTGTGTAATTGAATGAATGGAATAAATTTTTGGGTATTTGtagccacacacaaacatatcaGCACACGTAAATACATAtgcttttttgtgtgtgtttgcatgtaTAAATgagtctctttttttttctttgcactTACAATCCAAATGCTTCTTCTTCGGCCCAATGCATTCCTCCGTTGTGGCCTTGCACACAGACTTTGCCAGTCCTTGGCCAGCAAGGCTGTGACGAGCAGCCAGCAGCCTGTCGTTGATTGTTTGCCCAGCCATAGTCATGATGAAGCTGTTCTTATTTTTACTGTTCTTTAATCACACACTCTTTATATTTCCAAACTAATTTGATTATGTGCACCAAAGAATGGACcaaaaaacacactcacacacacacgaacactgatacgcacacaagcacaaacacagacacacaggcGACGTATTGATATTGATTAGTTGTTGTGGCAATTGGTGTTTGCTGCGAAAAGAAAACCCGACTAGTTGGTGGTGCACaaacaattgatttgtttCATCAGCTCCACACTATTAGAATTAACGTCGCGTTTAATGCACTCTTTAGCCGGTGCGTAACGTTTGCTTGTAACGCGATCTTTTAATTCTCTATTTTTTTGCCACAAATCGATAATGGCGACCAGCACTTTTGCAGCCGATAAGAATAATAGTTGGTGTGCAATCGAGAGATATTTGCAgtgaaatgttaaaaattatcGATATTCCTGAGTACACTCCCGTCATAGTGATGGTACTCCTGTTAGTtcacaaattattaataatgtataattaaaatgatttaatatgaaaattaatggACAAATTagagtattatttttaaaatatcataAGCTCAATTTATACGTTGTTGTGTGGTCACACTGTTTTGATGATAACAAGTGCAGCATACTCGATAAacgataataatatttttatatcgcCTCACAGAACCATTAGAActtagcaaattgaaaaaaagaaacaaataatttttagcAACAATCTATGTGACATACCCAAAATTCAACAAGACGGGTTGCTTAAAAGTGTAATAAACACGGAATTGTAACAGTTAGCAACAGCTAGTAGTGTTAGCAGATGTGAACCGCAGCGCAAAAAAGGCGCAACAAATACACGCACAATTCGCTTGCAACTCCAATTAgcccaccaacaacaacaataacagtcCAAGGATGAATGCACTTCGGCAGTTCTACATGGAAATTCCAATAGTAACGCGAGCATACACCACTGTGTGTGTCCTCACAACATTAGCGGTGGTGAGTCCTGAATCAgtgaaatatgaaatgcaatgcaaattctTATGAGGCGACGCTGAcgtgtaattatttatttgtattggcAGCACTTGGACTTAGTGTCGCCGCTGCAACTGTATTTTAATCCCACATTAATAGTgcgcaaatttcaaatttggcGCCTAGCTACCACATTCCTATACTTTGGCACAATTGGCATTAGTTTCTTCTTCAACATGGTGTTCACATACCGTTATTGCCGCATGCTCGAAGACGGATCATTTCGAGGTCGCAGCTCCGACTTTGTGATGATGTTTATCTTTGGTGGAGTCCTGATGACCTTCTTTGGCATCTTTGTCAACCTGCTGTTCCTTGGCCAAGCGTTCACTTTAATGCTCGTCTACGTCTGGTCACGACGCAATCCCTCGGTACCCATGAACTTTTTCGGAGTGCTCAACTTCCAGGCCCCCTATTTACCTTGGGTCCTGCTCTGCTGTTCCATGATCTTGGGAAATACCGTATGGGTTGATATCATTGGGATGGGCGTCGGGCATGTTTACTATGTGCTTGAAGACGTTTATCCGCAACTCTCCAACGGCTATCGTCTAATCAAGACGCCATATTTTCTGTAAGCAGCCCAGATTACCGTATTCTATTATCACTATTAACTGTATTTACAATTGCAGTAAAAGACTTTTCAATGAGCACATCGAACGCAATTATCAAGCAGCTGCCGAGGATCGTCCTGGTGGGTTTTTGTGGGGCGGCGAAGGACAACCATTGATACAGGAAGACGGCgaggaacagcagcaacagccagagAATGAAGCTCAACCAGCTGCAGTTCCTGCGCAATAACCATTCTGATCCAGATCCGATATATTGTCTATAAGAGAAACTGTGTTTACTATGCgctttaaaaacaaacaacaacaaaaaaccacaaaaacaaaactgttaAGACCCCTCCGCCACCTATCACTTGGTGCTTGGTAAGATTAGATACATAGTGaatgaaaaaccaaaacaaaagaagagaaatagaaaaaaaagaattataagAGCTCTGCCATATTACAAAGCGATGTGGCGTGCAATAATAGTTAGCCAAAGTTAATTGaagtatgtattgtatgtatttattaatgcTTGATTTCTGTGGCGAGCGGCAAAAGAGATTGCGACTCAATTGTACTTTACAATTGGCCTTAAGTTTTCCTTTCATGGTAGATTTTCAGCACGTGtgattatatatttatatgtatacaaacatgaaaaaaaataaaagattgtGAATATGTTTATGGCTGTTAGTTATTTGAATAGCACCATCTGCAGTGCAATAGAAAAGTAAACATGGCTGTATTTTTTGCCAGGATTACTATTATGACTCCATATTCAAGTAAATTTCACCGACCATAATCAAGTCCTATAAGAAATGCAATAGTTGTACGTGACGTAAgtacaattttgaaaatggcGCCTTTAGTGTAGTCAATGCCAGTATTTTTAGAAGTGCAAAGCTGTATTTGTTTCCAGATTTAGCCGGCATAATATGTTTATACCTGACCATAACTGATTATACAAAGCTAGACATTATTCGTTATCCttggtaaataaaaaatataagctATGCACTGTACTGTGTGCCAGATTTAGATGTTGATCTGGCAACTGCACTGCCAGATGTCATACACATCTGTCAACGTGCAAGAGATCTGGCAGCCTCGTTGGAATACCATATGTTATAGTCATACACAATTCGCGTCATACAAATTCTGATTACAATTGTAAATAAGTAATGGATTTCGTATGGGTTAGTTCACAATGCTTATTAtcgcatattaaaaatatattatattttatctGTTTACCAGATGCCAGCTAAAAAACGAGCTCGCAAACCTCGTAAAATAGAACGGGAATGGACGCCATGCGATGTGAAAATGTTGATTCAATTGGTTGAACAACGGGAATTGTTATGGGACTCGAGTAAAGCGACACACAAGGATGGCAAGATGCGCGAAAAATCCTTTCGCGTTATCGCCGAAGCTATGAATCGCTCTTTGTCCGACTGCAAGGCCAAATGGGATAATCTCCGAGCACAATATCGAGGCTATAAGCTGAAAGCAATTCAAAATATGTCGATCAAATGGCAATACTTTGAGGCCTTGCGATTCTTAGATAAAGTGTGTGAACCCCAAAAATATAAGGTCAGTATGGTAAGCAAGCATTGTGAAACCTTTGATTAATCATTCTTATCCTTAGAACTCTTCAATTATTTGCAACGATCCATCAATGCTCAAGGTTGCCTTTGGCCAGAGTCACGATCAATACATGGAAGAACTGAACACCTGTTCTAGTTTCTTCTCTGCTGCTAGACGAAGAGAAAGGAAGGAGGAAGACTTACAGTCGGTGCAATTTAGCGACGATACTATGATGGCCAAAGCAAGAGCTGCTCAAGAACAAAACAGCACTTCAGCGCAAATATTTGGCGATTTTGTGGCTGATCAAATGCGCAGTCTGCGACCACATATAGCTGatgatttaaagaaaaatatattaaaattggtACTTGAAGCACTAGAACAAAATAAGCACTAGACGCCTAGCAATACAACATTTCcaactaaaataattaagtttaatatACAAGTATGTTCTCttaacaatacaaaatactaaccACTTCGAAACtcgaattcaattaaaatttgattattaatgaaaacgtgctaaaaagaatatatatatttcgagCAGGTTCTATATATTTGAAGAAAACACAGTATAAGTATTGAAAACTAGAAATAATGCATAGGCtcgatttaaaatattttgaatatttgaatttattgatatttttttgtaatgtaTATATCGATAGAAATATcgatgtattttaaatttctgaaCCTCAATCTTGATTTATTATATTGGATATTCTTGCAGTCAAGtaactaaaattataaattatattatttatatttaatttatttaaaaaaaaaaaagaaacgccGACTCTTATAACCGAATGGCAGTTATCGCATGTTAAACAGCTGTTAACGCAAAAATGAGCATTCTAGCTGTTGTCAGCATTGCCACCTGGTTTAACTTCTGACAGTCTTCTCGAAATAGGAACAAAACATTGTGAGAAAAATACTTCGAGCcggaaaaataaattttgcgaGTACAACAACTTCAAAATGGATGTGGACGCTGCACAAAAGACGTGGGAGCTGGAAAATAACATACAAACGTTGCCAAACTGTGATGAAATCTTTCGTTACGATGCGGAACAACAGCGTCAAATAATCGACGCCAAACCGTGGGAGAAGGATCCCCATTACTTCAAGGACATTAAGATCTCGGCGTTGGCGTTGCTCAAGATGGTGATGCACGCACGCTCTGGAGGCACTCTTGAAGTGATGGGCCTCATGCTCGGCAAAGTCGAAGA includes the following:
- the LOC132787564 gene encoding uncharacterized protein LOC132787564; this encodes MDFVWMPAKKRARKPRKIEREWTPCDVKMLIQLVEQRELLWDSSKATHKDGKMREKSFRVIAEAMNRSLSDCKAKWDNLRAQYRGYKLKAIQNMSIKWQYFEALRFLDKVCEPQKYKNSSIICNDPSMLKVAFGQSHDQYMEELNTCSSFFSAARRRERKEEDLQSVQFSDDTMMAKARAAQEQNSTSAQIFGDFVADQMRSLRPHIADDLKKNILKLVLEALEQNKH
- the LOC132787563 gene encoding derlin-2; translated protein: MNALRQFYMEIPIVTRAYTTVCVLTTLAVHLDLVSPLQLYFNPTLIVRKFQIWRLATTFLYFGTIGISFFFNMVFTYRYCRMLEDGSFRGRSSDFVMMFIFGGVLMTFFGIFVNLLFLGQAFTLMLVYVWSRRNPSVPMNFFGVLNFQAPYLPWVLLCCSMILGNTVWVDIIGMGVGHVYYVLEDVYPQLSNGYRLIKTPYFLKRLFNEHIERNYQAAAEDRPGGFLWGGEGQPLIQEDGEEQQQQPENEAQPAAVPAQ